AAAGCTTTCTGCTGCTTGAATCAACCTATGGAAAATGACACCATTTGTAACTTTTGGTGTTGATACAAGTTGGACCTAACCCTCTGTTAAGCACCAGGTGTCTGGCTTTCCCCAATTCAAAGTATCAGAATTGATCCCTCCAAAAAGTTGTGATTTATCACACCACTAGCTGTCCCAGCACAAATGGCAAGACTGTACCGATGTAGCTctgggaattttaaaaataaaactttgctgACACATGGCCCTTACAAGCTGCTTCTGGACTTTGGTGGGAACtcataaaaaaatttaagtaCATACTTCAAGTTTTACTATTAGAGGATTTTagtttatttccttcctccccacttcACCTCCTTAAAGTACTGCTGTGTATCACTTCTTACTGCCTGCTTACTCCAAGTTTTAGTCGACTGCAGGAAGTTTTAATGAACTTGTAAAAGGGAAGGCTGGACTTTTGTTCAGGACCAGAAAGTTTTCACAACACGCATGaaagtcagtgctgcagaggctgggggaggagcaccaaggagaaagaaatgtgcttgctctgaaaagctgctttttcaaattGGAGTCACAAGACTCGCTTAGGAGATTCTAGGACAAGTACAATACTATTCATTTAGTCAGAAATACTTGCCAAAAGGTTTTccgaaaaagaaaaacccctcCAGTATTAAATCCTGCCAGAATTGCTGTATTTTAGCTTTAGTATTAGGCAATATGTTAGTAGGCCATGGAAGTGCCAGATAATCTTGAGCAATATACACGTTACAAAACAAAGCTAAGCCCACAGAAATGAACATTTCAGAATTGTGAACAGATACGGCTTGACCTCTTCAAGCAGAAAATCACTGCTTTTATTGCCGACAGATTTTAAGCCCATCTATAGCATTTGAATGGTAAACTTGTATAGCCAGTGCACCACAAGAAACCATGCTATAATTCTATCCCATGTTATGGAATGGAGAGCAGTATCTTGGAATAATTTCATACTGGTTTTAAATCACTGTTTGAACACCACTGCTGCCAGACAGCGTCGAATGCTGTATTAGACACTGTCTTTAAAATGCCAATCAGAGCATGCCATCAAAACACATTGAACAGCTCCCGGCTATGAGGCAAGCGTTTCTCTCTAAGCAGTCTGCCCTTGCTCTGCACCAGGGCCTAGTGACAGAGATCTTGCCCTCACAAAGGCATCTTCAGAATCAGATGAAGCATCCACCAAGTTTCTTACCtgttttaactttttccttttgtctttcacGGACAAGTTTTTATCTTTGATGATGTTCTCCAAGAGCTCCGCCACTGCAGCTTGAGACGTAGAAACCTTCTGTTCTTCAAACTCCTGAGAAGTTATTTGTTTGCAGTACGAATACGTTGGCAATATGGCACAAATTTCTTCCGGGGGATATTtgcactgaaagaaaagttGAAGAAGGGGTCTGCATGTACTCAAAGGATTATGTACTATTTCAGTAAGAAGGTACCCAACAAATATCCAAGCATACTTATATCAACATCACAAGTTGCAAAACATAATGTAGCTAATATCTACGTTCGCGCTAACAGTTTAATAAAAGTTTGTGTTCAAAATATAGTGGTTTTATTTGCagcttccccatcccaccttcAGAAGTAACAAATACTCCACAATTAGCAAATGAACTTAAACTTTATCATGCCACTGACCTGAGCCATCCTCATGTATTCTATGTGATCTCGCACTGCAATCTGCAGGTGGGTTGgtactttaaatatttcttgttgGTGGTCCATTAGAAATGAAACTAATCGTGTAGAAAGCAGCTCATCAAGATCTACTTCTTCTGCACAGCACAGTACGCATCGAGAAAAAGTCTGTATCATCTGGAAGCGTTTAGCAGATCATTAGTACGTGAAGTTGAGcgatttcccttctttccagcCTACACAGTGGCACAACGAACTCTCCATTACCAACTTTCATTGCAATCTCTCTTGCCTGCACCACCGGtcaagagaggaggaaaaacgattataattttttcctcatctgaaaTAATGTAACTTCTTATAACATTAgacttgtacttttttttttaattaaacagtacTTTCaattaagaaatacatatttttaaagagatattaataacaaaaagtcTTCCCCTGTAGAAAAGTGTGCATCTTCAATTAGCCATCTTGAAACGAGATGATTAAAAGAACCTGCAGAGCCAACCTAACCAAGATCTAATGCACATCAAGATCcaattttaaatagctttaaaaaacatttttacagctgtcgtatttccagcttttagtaGGCTTGTTTTAAATTAGCATGTGCAGGTGCTTTGTTGTTTTATCTAATCTTTTTGACAAAAATCTTTAGTCATTCCAATGAAAGCTTAAATTCAGACCTTGAAGCTAGTCTTTAAACTCACTAGGCAGAGAATTTACTTCTTTGGAACTGTTTTTGTCATAACTTCGCATACACAAACGTTTAGCCCAAGAAAGGTTTTCTACAGACACTTTGCCAACACCTTTTAAGTTAAATGGCAGTTGGGTGAGAAATCAGACTAAACAAtcatttcccttctcctcccaaagtaaacaaaagcaacaacaatATTTGAAACGTATTAGGATGGAGACAAGAAAGTGCTTGCTTCAAGTCAGATTTTTgtaaatcacagaatcccagactggtttgcgttggaagggacctcaaagcccatctagttccaaccccccaccatgggcagggacaccctccactagaccaggttctaatattctggaaatgaaaaatctgcCCATTAATCACTATTTAATTGCAGTAAGACAAGAACTTCAAGTAAGAAATACTGCTAGTATTCTTAGCATTACTCCAGCCATATTCTTAAAACAATAGATACGCTGCACTCATGATTCTCTTACCAAAGAACGCGTGCCCATCGCATCATGCAGTCGTGGCATATCCACGTTTTCACTGATCCGAGAGATCATACGCATTAGGAGCTGAATCTTTCTACGATTTGGTGGTGGAAGCAACAAACAACATATCTGTAGTGCTTCAACAGCAATTCTTTCTAAATGAGGCTGAAGGAGATCTACAAGTTAATTGTAAAGACAGCTGTCATTAAGACTTGAACCAAGTTTCAGGATATTTTTATCTCAATgcaagaaatttattttataatcattaaaaaaaatgatgtttcaTAGAAATCAGCTGTAACATGGTAGATAATGTTATGTAGCCTGTTTTTGTGTGGTCATCTTCAACTTGCTTCATTACGATAAGTTGCTGGTACAATTAAGACCATAATACAATTAAGAAGCGTCACTAATGTTATTCCTGAAAGCATTTccagaaaatgtgtttcaagGACCAGAAAAAGACATCTCCTCCAACAGACAGGTCTGTGTAAATTCCCTGCCTCGCTCTTAGACAGTGTCTATGTCAGAATTACTTATGACTTACCTGAACAGAAAGGTGAATTACTGACACATCAAGTTTAAGACTCCAAAGATACTACATGCTGCTATTTGTTAGCAGAGGTACGAAAGGCTACCTTCAGACAGTGCAATGCAGCAAccagaggtttggggtttttttttttcccaaacccACAGATCATGTCATACACATATCAAAAAACCGAGCAACAGTGCTGAAGATTAAGGAAGCAGAGATTAGTTAGACAACACAATAAGGCAATACAACATGCTTTAGAAAGCCATCTTACTTTGCGTGCCAGTCAACATATAAGAGTGAGTGAAAGAGTATTCTGAGAGTTCTGTGGTACTTTTGCAGAGCCTCTTTTTGATGGTGATATCAGAAACCTCAGTCCCGATGTCCACCAAAGCAGCCACACCAGAGGTATTAGGATTTTCTTGCCCACAAAATCGAGACCTTGGCTTTACTGTGATTTCAGCAACTGGCATATTAATGCTAGCACAACTTTTAGAGTTCCTCTTGCCAAGCAAACTCAGACACCTGCGTATTTGCTTTGATCCATGATTGTCATTCAACAGCTCTTTATCCTGAAGAGTTGAGGCAGACACTCTCTTGATACCATGGGTTTGTTTTTGACATGTGTTATCAAAACCAAGCTCCAGTACAGAATTAGCTTTATGCTGATGTGGTAGcgattgttttccatttcttatgcccaggatggtgttcccATCGCTTTGCCCAAGGGAATCTGATTTTCCTTTATTACATGCATTTGAAGTAATATCTCCAATTCTTTCCAGAGAGTAACATCTTGTCCTAAATGTTTGAGGTGGATCTTGTTCGTTCCTGAAACCTTTAAGATTTTGACAACTTCCTCCTATTAGATTCTCAGCACCACCTTGCTTACACATCAGTTTATATTGCTGCAATTTCTTTGCACACTGTTTTTGAATAGTTAGCTCTTCTGAAGACGACTTCCTGGAAGCTtcacattctttcttttttttgtcaggCTCTTTGCAAAGTAGACTTAGAAGAAGACACTCGGTTGACTTGAAGGAGTTCAAGTGAAGAATTTTTGAAGGTTGTGGGTCACATTTCTCATCTTGGACAGAACTTTTTCCACTGCATATATCTGGAATTGTGATGTAGCCACACATAACTATCAGGAAATGAAATAGAAGTTAAGGTGCAAGTGGTATGAAAATGAACAAGTTCAGAAAGAAAGCTGCTAACTGAACAGAGAAGACAACAAATATAAGACATTAATTTATAGTTGACACTGTTAGTAAAACCTAAGAAAAATTTAGCTCAGTCCGAAAGCAATCTAACAAGATAATTGCAACCCACATGCAAGAATAAAGAAAGTTAACACACTGCAATAGTGAGGGACAGGAACAAGCACATACTTTAAAATTATAGTTATTGCATATTTAGAATGTTAGCTCAGACAGCAATTTGTATAGGATATCATGAGACAGAACTGCATTTCAATTAATATTGTAACACAGAACAGTAGCATTGATGATCTTCCTCAGATTCAAAGTGCCATACAGATTAGGGAGTCAAGGTCTGCTTTCAATTACAAATTTGTTCCCCGGTTGATATAAACTTATAGCTTGCACTGATTATTTCTAAAGTCATACATAcctaaaatattaacaaaaagtTCATAGTATTCAAAAGTGAGTAATGGTTCAGGTAGATTGAGGAAGTAATCAGCAACTGTTCTGAATACATCCCGTTCAAATCCACTGTAAGTTGGTTGGCTCATGTCATTATTTCTAGGCCCTAAAAagaggtgaagaaagaaaattcacaaaaaGTATTTACTCTCACAGttccattattaaaaaaaaaacataattagaaaaaaaaagatcaacatAAGTTTGTTCTTGTAGGAATGACTGTTTCACAAGACAAGAATCATGTCAGCAATATACAACTATTTTGTTTAGTTCAGCACTGTTCCACTTGTGAGCAAAAGTAGTACAAAATAATCTGTATAGCCACTGAGGAGTTGTGCTCAGTTTCAACAAGCTGTTTCacaccaagaaaataaatgaaaactcatTTATGCACTTTATAGGTTCCTCAGCAAAATAATCacaaaattctgcattttccttcatttccaaaCTACACTAATCCCAGTTCTCCCACAGGGAGCTCTAGCTTCCAGATCAAGCAGCTCATGCTATGACCAACTTTGAAGAACGTGCTGAGAAGCTGGCCAACGTATAAGTGTTGTTTTGTGCATAAGCCAAACAGAGCCAGTGAGTGTCTTTGAAGAACGTGCTGAAGAACCAGCCAACGTATAAGTGTTGTTTTGTGCATAGGCCAAACAGAGCCAGTGAGTGTCTTTTCCCCCTGTGGGGACCTCCTCTCTTTACAACTCTATTCAAATGGCTCACCAAGAGAAAGTTTTGTTCACCTCTACTCCCATGGTGGatcttttcttcagaagtggACAGATAAACAATCTGATAATCAAGAGATCTGGTTAATAAACCTTGATCACATTGCTACAGACAAGAATGAATGAAAGGGGTCCTGGTACGAATAGAGTTTGACATTGTGTAGATCTTCTAACCCTAACATAGCCATACTCCACTGAACTCCTACAAATGAGATAAGCTACCTTACAAAGACAATTCTAATGGATTAGGAGATGGCAGTTTAATTACAGATAGAACCAGGGAAAATTTAACTTTTGATATGATCAAATTTCATAATCACATTACCACACACTACACTAAAAATATAGTAGACCAGTATTCCCCCGTCAGTGTAAGCATTCTGAGTTTTCACTCTGCCAAGTAACTACTGCCTTAATCATTTGGTTACAGTATAGCCAGCAGATGCAGAGATAAAAATCTCCACTTGAATTAATTCACTCAAATTAGAAATTGAGAATTGAAATACCAGAAAGCTTGCTTGCAGTTTTCGTCTCACAAATACAAAGACCTATTAGTTCTCAATACAGGACTGATGTGGGAATTAAGGTATGAAACGTTCAGAAATCAGTGCTCAGCTGTATTTTCCACTTTGATTTAAATCCACTCACCAAGCTCTTCCCTGTCCTGCTTTTCCTAATAGTGCTCTTCATGTAAGAGGCTCTATGCATTTGGGAACgcagatgaagaaaaagggTCAcattgaagaaaaagagagagtcATTTTCACAAGACCATATGCTGCAAACGGAACTTCTGAAGCCACACTAACCCTGCATGGACCCCTACCACAGTTCCACCGAGCAATCAGAGACATACGCAGATGTATAAACACACATCATCCAAACGAGTAATAGCTAGTAGAGCGTTGAGGGCAGCTAATGAAGGAGATTGCCAGGAAGAGGGGCAGGAGTTAAACAGCAGGGCAAGCACACATATAACAAGAGCTCATCATCTCAGATTTCATTTGAGAGGCACTCATCTACCTCTACCATGCACCTATTAGCTGTTTAAAGAggcagttttagaaaaaaaacaatcaaacaaaaaaaaaaagtcagtctaATTGTCAGTCTAGTTGTCCTCTGCTTCTCCTGAATATTTTCAAAGCCTGTTTCACAAAGATGCAAAGTTTACATAATCACGATCTGTATGTTTGTAACACAATTTCAAACACAACTGACAAAGGAAGCCTCAAAGACAGTTAGATTCTGTGAAGTTTCATAAAAATCAATGGCACTGTAAAGGAGAAAGACTATTAGTACCACACAGGTCTGCTACAGCACATGCTGAAGAACAAACCCATTCCTTTATTAGCAAGAGAATCCACATCAGACTGAGCCCTTAGAAACTGAACTTCATTAGGTTCACTGTGAAAGTACTTTCTTTTCCCCGCAATGTGTGAAACCCTGTGTTAATTGTATTACTCCACAGTAAATACTTTCCCAGCAGTTCCAAGGCAGCTGTTCAAGTACCACATTAACACTGATGCTTTAGGTAACTGATTCTTCTTTTCTAAGTTTAACATCATGtctaaattttacatttaagcacacacacaaataaaactaaacagaagCACTAAGTTTTCTGTAAGTTGTAACCActttcagttttgctgcttaTCATTTCATACATTAATACCAAATCACGGGATATGTGCAGACTGACTTTCAGTCTGCAGTGAAAGTTCAGTTCTGTCACAAAACGCATTTAACAGCTAAAATATCTGACTTTAAAAATCCATCTCATCTACTACGCAGTGATTGGTAAGATCTCTGTTTTCCACAGCTGACCTGTAGCTATAAAAGGTGTACTTACTGGGTTTTAAGCATAAGCTTTTTCTAAAGACAGTTTGAAGAAAAAGGTGGGGAAGCAGAGAAGGAGGTACCAGAGGAGCTATATTCAAGTCCAGCATCCAGgaacttttccttctgttctcacGATGAATTTAGTAGACTATAAAGCTGACTTATATGAGCAATCATCTCAAACCCTTTGCaaaattttgtttgatttcttctaAGACAAATAAAAGACTCACCAGTTTTCTGTGAATTGGCCTCCCCAGTTCAATATGAAACATAGGAACTGTTTTAGTCCAGCTCAAAGCCAGtaactggaaaaggaaaggccCTTTACTCCTGAAAAACTGCATTAGAAGAAACCACACAAAGGTTTTACCCAACCACCCAAGTTTTCTCCCTGCCTGACTCTTTGTTAATaggaattattttcataaaaaacaGTCCTTAGCTTTTTCATGGCCTTGGGAAGCCCGCTTCCACTGAAAGCTTACAGAGCTAATTAATTCTCCTGTACGTTTCATGGATTAACAAACACTGAAGCCCCTCTTCTTCCACTAATTTAATCTGTTCACATTGCCAAAAATTCACGTGCAGAATCGGACGATGCTGCCTAAAACCAGGATGACTACTAAAGGACTGATATTTTGATTACCTGAAATACATCATCTTTAATGTGTCAACTTTTAGGTTACGTTTCTGTGCAATGATTTGATATGGATTGCTGTCATTGCTTCTTGACATGTCAGGGCACTTACAGATTATTTGaatttccaaaatgaaacatcACAACTGATCTTAACATGCAAGTATATTTCACTTTCAACTCTCAAAATAGGTTTCTGGAACTTAAAAGCTGTTCAGTGACTTACAGTATGCGAGACATTTCATAGCTGACAACACCCAGTGAGGGAGGTCAtctaaaataaacaagcaagTAGGTTATTTATACATAAGCCCAAAAACTTAGTAACTAATACAAATAATGGCACACATGTATTAAATAATACCTCAAATACAGAAGAGCAAATTTAaaccttattttaaatattgctacACATGTAATTAAAAAGTGAATGCAATACACCTACAAAACCCTCTAGACAAATATACTGAACTGTACTGTAGTTTGGGAAAAAATCATCAAAGACTATGAAACATCTTACTTtaattattgtttgtttgttgtaaCGACACCATACAGAATCTTTAAtcaatacagggaaaaaaaaatcccaaacaaaaaaccttacCTGATTTGTTCTGCAAAATAACAACACCATGTTTGCTCGTGTTAGTCATGTTGTATATGACATACTCAGGAACTATCTGTGTTGGCTGCAAAACTTCGTCCAGAGATGGGAGGCCTAAAATGGTTTGCAAACTGTAGGGAGTAAGAGAGCAGATGTTGTCTAAAATGTTTGCTAGCAATGACTCAAAACAAATTCTTTCCATATCTATTCAACCAGTTACAGGATAAGCTAGTTTGCTGTTTAATAAATGCTCACTTCGAGAAGGACGATGTGAGGACACATTGTTTCCTGGGACAAACACCAAAAATCAGTAAGAAAGAGCATCTATGTTACTTAAAATATACTTCAACACCAGCAACAATAAATTTCAATAAGTTTCTTAAACGCAAAAATCCAATGTTAACGAATACACTAGAAAGCATACATAAACAATAGTTAGGAAAAATATTCAacttaaaacataattttaaaaatttcaaaaaaatgtgCAAGCCAAAAGCTTGATCAAGCCATCACACACattataaaaaacattttctcctaTATGTGCTTTGTGTATTACTTACTGTATTAGAATGATATTTCTCCAAGTTTCTTGCACATATTCCTGGCTTATTTCCTTCCTACGCAGCGTGTCTTCCTCGTTTTCTTCTAtatcaggttttgttttttctaaattttcctgaaaatgagTGGTTTATGCCATAAGATAAGCGAGCTCCTTAAGATAATtcaaaattaagtaaaaattgTTCTCAGAAGTCTAGGGCATTCTGCGGAACATTAAATTCCAAACCATGATCCCGGGAGGAGCCTTAACAGTCTCAGCATTGAAATGTAAGCATACCCAactaaaaagcagaagagaacacTGTGAAAAAGACCTGATCAACTCAGAAGGCAGCAATTTAAAAGGTAGAAACACATCAAATCCAAATGCATTAGTAAGTGAAGTATTCTCCTTTAGGATTGCAATCTAAATTCAGGatgtacagacacacacaaatctCAAAAGAACAAAGGGCCAAACACTCACATTCaatctttttcagaaagcaagcagaacagtaaataatttgtgccttttatttttcctaaacaaaaaaGATACTAAGTTTCAACAAGGACATATTGTAGAACATTTCTAGAACTCCATCTTTCAGCTCTCccaatatttaaaatagtgGAGCAGGGATAATTCTGCACTGAaggagacaaaacaaacaaaaagaaaacacccccccccccactggtGACCTAAGATGCTCAATTGcttacacatatatacacaaaacTCCGTGCCATCAGATCATACTGATGCAAAATTAGCCCTATACTACaatggggtgtgtgtgtctgtgtgtcaaGTGACCTTTCTAAGTAACGTGGCTGCATTAATAACACACTAGCCTCCATTTCTCTTCCCAAGAAACTATTGCCAATAAGTTTAGAAGAAACAGCTTCATAGTTTCAAAAGCATACttaatttctcctgtcaaatgCATAATCCCTTTCACTTGCTGCCAGCATTTCAAAAATGCCATATTAGTTACAACTATGATCTTACACGTATATATTATGTTTGAGTATTTACAGGTTATttaatacaatttctttttgtaCATTGAAGAAGAGGAACAGCACGAGCACGCACCACCAAGATACTTCATTACAAAATATAGCTGTATCTTTCCATTATGCCTATATACACATTCTATTTCACTGTCTAGAGGAAGCCACCAATTTATTTCTTAAGCTACAAGGGAAGATGACACAACAGAACAATGTCACTAAAAGAcgattgcttcttttttttttttaagaataaagaaaatacatggcAACTGTAATTATGTAAGAAATATAAGTTATTACCAGAGACTGTAGTAactcatgttttttaaaagttctccTGGATAAATGTGGCagtttaaaaagtctttctttgtCCCTAGAGAAGCTTTCCAAGTTCTCTTTTGGTGGATATGAGCTTGGCAGAGGTTTAACTGGAGATGTTGAAGGAAATCTGTAATGAACAGGAAAGATactaaatacatttataataGATTAAAAATCTAAGAAGTCACTTAACCAAAACTATAGCCTATCAGTATGATTCCATAAGACTCTga
This Grus americana isolate bGruAme1 chromosome 8, bGruAme1.mat, whole genome shotgun sequence DNA region includes the following protein-coding sequences:
- the DEPDC1 gene encoding DEP domain-containing protein 1A isoform X4 — protein: MEGRPAAPGPYRATKLWNEITKYFRAGMPLRKHRQHFKKHGSCFTASEAVDWLHEVLRNNSNFGPEVTRQQTVQLLRKFLKNHVIEDIKGRWGSENLEDNGVLYRFPSTSPVKPLPSSYPPKENLESFSRDKERLFKLPHLSRRTFKKHELLQSLENLEKTKPDIEENEEDTLRRKEISQEYVQETWRNIILIHLQTILGLPSLDEVLQPTQIVPEYVIYNMTNTSKHGVVILQNKSDDLPHWVLSAMKCLAYWPRNNDMSQPTYSGFERDVFRTVADYFLNLPEPLLTFEYYELFVNILDLLQPHLERIAVEALQICCLLLPPPNRRKIQLLMRMISRISENVDMPRLHDAMGTRSLMIQTFSRCVLCCAEEVDLDELLSTRLVSFLMDHQQEIFKVPTHLQIAVRDHIEYMRMAQCKYPPEEICAILPTYSYCKQITSQEFEEQKVSTSQAAVAELLENIIKDKNLSVKDKRKKLKQFQKEYPLIYQNRFPTTENEAMLFENKPTIKQPMLSLRKPRFRSLRY
- the DEPDC1 gene encoding DEP domain-containing protein 1A isoform X1, which produces MEGRPAAPGPYRATKLWNEITKYFRAGMPLRKHRQHFKKHGSCFTASEAVDWLHEVLRNNSNFGPEVTRQQTVQLLRKFLKNHVIEDIKGRWGSENLEDNGVLYRFPSTSPVKPLPSSYPPKENLESFSRDKERLFKLPHLSRRTFKKHELLQSLENLEKTKPDIEENEEDTLRRKEISQEYVQETWRNIILIHLQTILGLPSLDEVLQPTQIVPEYVIYNMTNTSKHGVVILQNKSDDLPHWVLSAMKCLAYWPRNNDMSQPTYSGFERDVFRTVADYFLNLPEPLLTFEYYELFVNILVMCGYITIPDICSGKSSVQDEKCDPQPSKILHLNSFKSTECLLLSLLCKEPDKKKKECEASRKSSSEELTIQKQCAKKLQQYKLMCKQGGAENLIGGSCQNLKGFRNEQDPPQTFRTRCYSLERIGDITSNACNKGKSDSLGQSDGNTILGIRNGKQSLPHQHKANSVLELGFDNTCQKQTHGIKRVSASTLQDKELLNDNHGSKQIRRCLSLLGKRNSKSCASINMPVAEITVKPRSRFCGQENPNTSGVAALVDIGTEVSDITIKKRLCKSTTELSEYSFTHSYMLTGTQNLLQPHLERIAVEALQICCLLLPPPNRRKIQLLMRMISRISENVDMPRLHDAMGTRSLMIQTFSRCVLCCAEEVDLDELLSTRLVSFLMDHQQEIFKVPTHLQIAVRDHIEYMRMAQCKYPPEEICAILPTYSYCKQITSQEFEEQKVSTSQAAVAELLENIIKDKNLSVKDKRKKLKQFQKEYPLIYQNRFPTTENEAMLFENKPTIKQPMLSLRKPRFRSLRY
- the DEPDC1 gene encoding DEP domain-containing protein 1A isoform X3, whose translation is MPLRKHRQHFKKHGSCFTASEAVDWLHEVLRNNSNFGPEVTRQQTVQLLRKFLKNHVIEDIKGRWGSENLEDNGVLYRFPSTSPVKPLPSSYPPKENLESFSRDKERLFKLPHLSRRTFKKHELLQSLENLEKTKPDIEENEEDTLRRKEISQEYVQETWRNIILIHLQTILGLPSLDEVLQPTQIVPEYVIYNMTNTSKHGVVILQNKSDDLPHWVLSAMKCLAYWPRNNDMSQPTYSGFERDVFRTVADYFLNLPEPLLTFEYYELFVNILVMCGYITIPDICSGKSSVQDEKCDPQPSKILHLNSFKSTECLLLSLLCKEPDKKKKECEASRKSSSEELTIQKQCAKKLQQYKLMCKQGGAENLIGGSCQNLKGFRNEQDPPQTFRTRCYSLERIGDITSNACNKGKSDSLGQSDGNTILGIRNGKQSLPHQHKANSVLELGFDNTCQKQTHGIKRVSASTLQDKELLNDNHGSKQIRRCLSLLGKRNSKSCASINMPVAEITVKPRSRFCGQENPNTSGVAALVDIGTEVSDITIKKRLCKSTTELSEYSFTHSYMLTGTQNLLQPHLERIAVEALQICCLLLPPPNRRKIQLLMRMISRISENVDMPRLHDAMGTRSLMIQTFSRCVLCCAEEVDLDELLSTRLVSFLMDHQQEIFKVPTHLQIAVRDHIEYMRMAQCKYPPEEICAILPTYSYCKQITSQEFEEQKVSTSQAAVAELLENIIKDKNLSVKDKRKKLKQFQKEYPLIYQNRFPTTENEAMLFENKPTIKQPMLSLRKPRFRSLRY
- the DEPDC1 gene encoding DEP domain-containing protein 1A isoform X2; the encoded protein is MEGRPAAPGPYRATKLWNEITKYFRAGMPLRKHRQHFKKHGSCFTASEAVDWLHEVLRNNSNFGPEVTRQQTVQLLRKFLKNHVIEDIKGRWGSENLEDNGVLYRFPSTSPVKPLPSSYPPKENLESFSRDKERLFKLPHLSRRTFKKHELLQSLENLEKTKPDIEENEEDTLRRKEISQEYVQETWRNIILIHLQTILGLPSLDEVLQPTQIVPEYVIYNMTNTSKHGVVILQNKSDDLPHWVLSAMKCLAYWPRNNDMSQPTYSGFERDVFRTVADYFLNLPEPLLTFEYYELFVNILDICSGKSSVQDEKCDPQPSKILHLNSFKSTECLLLSLLCKEPDKKKKECEASRKSSSEELTIQKQCAKKLQQYKLMCKQGGAENLIGGSCQNLKGFRNEQDPPQTFRTRCYSLERIGDITSNACNKGKSDSLGQSDGNTILGIRNGKQSLPHQHKANSVLELGFDNTCQKQTHGIKRVSASTLQDKELLNDNHGSKQIRRCLSLLGKRNSKSCASINMPVAEITVKPRSRFCGQENPNTSGVAALVDIGTEVSDITIKKRLCKSTTELSEYSFTHSYMLTGTQNLLQPHLERIAVEALQICCLLLPPPNRRKIQLLMRMISRISENVDMPRLHDAMGTRSLMIQTFSRCVLCCAEEVDLDELLSTRLVSFLMDHQQEIFKVPTHLQIAVRDHIEYMRMAQCKYPPEEICAILPTYSYCKQITSQEFEEQKVSTSQAAVAELLENIIKDKNLSVKDKRKKLKQFQKEYPLIYQNRFPTTENEAMLFENKPTIKQPMLSLRKPRFRSLRY